One genomic region from Streptomyces venezuelae encodes:
- a CDS encoding winged helix-turn-helix domain-containing protein encodes MAGGGGNEQRPLAERLIDLITEDSLAIGDAYPSESKLCERFQVSRTAVRRALGQLEGSGLLETTHGKGRKVRGLPTSPEQP; translated from the coding sequence CTGGCAGGTGGGGGAGGCAACGAGCAGCGGCCGCTTGCTGAACGCCTGATCGATCTCATCACCGAAGACTCTCTGGCGATCGGTGACGCCTACCCATCGGAGTCAAAGCTGTGCGAACGATTCCAGGTGTCCCGGACTGCCGTTCGCCGTGCCCTAGGCCAGTTGGAGGGGAGCGGTCTGCTTGAGACCACTCATGGAAAGGGACGCAAGGTACGCGGTCTCCCAACCTCGCCTGAGCAGCCGTAG
- a CDS encoding winged helix-turn-helix domain-containing protein: MANSSPRGTYLLIAAALRKRIEDGEVRSALPSETQLMAEHSVSRNTIRRALKVLADDRVIRSTPGVGWQVGEATSSGRLLNA; this comes from the coding sequence GTGGCAAATTCCAGCCCGCGCGGAACCTACCTGCTCATCGCGGCAGCGCTGCGTAAGAGGATCGAAGACGGTGAGGTGCGCTCTGCCCTGCCATCCGAGACTCAACTTATGGCAGAGCACTCCGTGTCCAGGAACACGATCCGCCGCGCTCTCAAGGTCCTGGCAGACGATCGCGTGATCAGGTCCACGCCCGGCGTCGGCTGGCAGGTGGGGGAGGCAACGAGCAGCGGCCGCTTGCTGAACGCCTGA
- a CDS encoding pentapeptide repeat-containing protein, protein MRLRTRLRGRLQRRPRQSHRSPVTMAVVLGVPAALGLVLLLLGPLTWVIAGDSVRNLDGKEQVDALNATRQTVLAATGGIVLALGLAYTAQTYHLSQRGQVTQRFSTGVTQLSSEKLEERLGGVFALEHIAAESPQEHLTVITTLATYVREHTRRSGRSYPSPPDTTEDWESLLPEWGTELPSDIQAAMEVLARRPERTEPRRIDLRHTNLSGLMMREFEFESRPRLTRMFLTWCDLRRADMRGVDLRGSILNTSDLSAAWLDRAQLAGVQFSSARLCGARLGGADILGADFCLADLRDVSGLTAAQLSGAVIDEATKLPEELERDPWVIARRSFCRTWRETHGAFSTPPPTPAPAGC, encoded by the coding sequence ATGAGACTACGCACACGCCTCCGGGGGCGCTTGCAGAGACGGCCTCGCCAGTCCCACCGCTCGCCAGTGACCATGGCCGTAGTTCTAGGAGTTCCAGCAGCACTCGGCCTAGTCCTTCTACTACTGGGCCCTCTCACTTGGGTAATAGCTGGCGATTCCGTCAGGAATCTTGACGGTAAAGAGCAAGTCGACGCGTTGAACGCCACACGCCAAACGGTGCTAGCAGCCACAGGAGGAATAGTTCTTGCACTTGGCTTGGCATACACTGCCCAGACTTATCACCTCTCCCAAAGGGGACAAGTGACCCAGAGATTCAGCACAGGGGTCACTCAACTTTCTTCCGAAAAGCTCGAAGAACGACTGGGAGGGGTTTTCGCTCTGGAGCACATCGCAGCAGAGTCGCCACAAGAGCACCTCACAGTCATCACCACACTTGCAACTTACGTTCGGGAGCACACACGCCGCAGCGGTCGCTCATATCCGTCACCCCCCGATACCACTGAGGACTGGGAAAGCCTGCTTCCAGAATGGGGCACCGAGCTCCCATCAGACATTCAGGCAGCCATGGAAGTACTCGCCCGCCGACCGGAAAGAACCGAACCTCGCCGCATTGATCTACGGCACACGAACCTTTCCGGACTGATGATGCGAGAGTTCGAGTTCGAGTCGCGGCCCCGGCTCACCCGAATGTTCTTGACCTGGTGCGACCTGCGCCGCGCCGACATGCGGGGGGTCGACCTGAGGGGTTCAATCCTCAACACATCCGACTTGAGCGCTGCGTGGCTAGATCGCGCCCAACTTGCGGGCGTGCAATTTTCTTCAGCCAGACTATGTGGTGCGAGACTAGGTGGCGCCGACATTCTCGGAGCTGATTTCTGCTTGGCCGACCTGAGAGATGTTTCGGGGCTAACAGCGGCACAGCTCTCAGGCGCAGTAATAGATGAAGCAACCAAGCTACCCGAAGAGCTCGAAAGGGATCCATGGGTAATTGCTCGGCGATCGTTCTGTCGCACTTGGCGCGAAACTCATGGTGCGTTTTCAACGCCCCCGCCCACCCCTGCCCCGGCAGGGTGCTAG